TGGCGCAGGAGGCGGGGTTGAGGGCGAGGTCGGGCATGTGGGCGGCCAGCACCTTGCCGGTGGAGGCGTCGGCCACCACGATCGAGGTGCGCGCAGGGTTCAGCCCCGGATCGGCCAGCGCCCGCGACAGGTCGACCTGCGCCCGTGCCGCGCCTGCCGTGAGCAGTGCGACGAAAATGGCCGCGACCGCGGCCGTTCTTGTGCGTGCCTTTGACATGATTTTCTGCTATTCGTAATTATCTGCCGAACGAAACGCCCGCGCATTGTAATTGAAAGCCCGCGCAGGGGCAAGGGCGATTCGCCGCATAAGGAGCGAGGATGACCACGGTGGGCCGCATGCTGATGGTGGGCCTCGAGGGCAAAAAAGTTACCTCAGAGCACCGCCTCTTCCTCAAGGAGACCGGAGCCGGAGGGGTGATCCTCTTCGAGCGCAACTGCGAGTCCCCGAAACAGATCGCCCGGTTCATAGCCGACCTCAGGGATGCGGCGACGGGGCCGCTCATCGTGGGCGTGGACCAGGAGGGGGGCAGGGTCGCGCGCCTTTCCGCGCCGTTCACCTCTCTCCCGCCCATGGCGGCGCTGGGCAGGGCGGGCGACGCGGGGCCGGGGCTCGCGAAGGAGCTGGGGGCGATGCTTGGCCGGGAGCTCGCCGCGGTGGGAGTTGACGTCGATTTCGCCCCTGTGGCGGACGTTGCCACGAACCCCGCGAACCCTGTCATAGGCGACCGCGCCATATCAAAGGACGCAGATATCGTCGGCGAGCTCTGCGCAGCGTTCATCGAGGGGATGCAGTCGGAGGGGGTGGCGGCCTGCGCCAAACATTTCCCGGGCCACGGCGACACCGACGTGGACTCGCACATGGGGCTGCCCCTCATCCCCTCGACCAGGGGGCGGTTCGACGCGTGCGAGTTCGTGCCGTTTAAGCGCGCTATCGAGGCGGGGGTAGGCTCGGTGATGATCGGCCACATCCTCACCCCGAACCTGGACCCCACGGAGCCCGCCTCTGTCTCCGCCCCGATCATAACCCGCATCCTGCGAGGGGAGATGGGCTTTTCCGGCCTCGTCATCACCGACGACCTCGTCATGAAGGGGATCTCCGACCGCTACACTTCGTACGAGGCGGGCTGGAAGGCGATAGCCGCAGGCGCCGACATGGTCATGGTCTGCAGCCGGCCTGACGAGCAGCGCGCGGCGCTCGAGGGGATGAGGCGCGCGGTGGGCGAGGGCTGGATCGGCATGCAGACAGTCGCCCGGGCCCTCGAGCGCATCGAGGCCTTCAAGCAGCGCTTCCCGAGGCCGGATAAGCCCCCGTCCATGCGAAAGATCGGCTGCCGCTCCCACCGCAAACTCGCATCCCGCCTCTTTGCCTCTCTCTGAATGCAGCGATGCACGAAACTATTCCCTCCCCCTTGATGGGGGAGGGCAGCCTGCCCGCCATGCAGCTATGCCTGCCTTCTGGGCAGGCGAGGGAGAGGGCGATCGGGTACCATGGCGATCCCCCTTTTAAAACAGGCCATTATGATTCATTCTTAATGTATGATTTAATGGTTTAGGTTTAAGATTTAATATATTAATAAATAAGGTAATTTTAATTTTTATTTTTTCCCGCCCATAAGCAACTCACAGGGGGTATCCAGCCGAAAATATATTGGGGAGATATATATTATGGGCGACAACAACTGCGTACCTATTCAGGGACAGCCTTTCTGTAAGAGCTTCTATCCCGAGGGGACAGA
This Pseudomonadota bacterium DNA region includes the following protein-coding sequences:
- the nagZ gene encoding beta-N-acetylhexosaminidase, coding for MTTVGRMLMVGLEGKKVTSEHRLFLKETGAGGVILFERNCESPKQIARFIADLRDAATGPLIVGVDQEGGRVARLSAPFTSLPPMAALGRAGDAGPGLAKELGAMLGRELAAVGVDVDFAPVADVATNPANPVIGDRAISKDADIVGELCAAFIEGMQSEGVAACAKHFPGHGDTDVDSHMGLPLIPSTRGRFDACEFVPFKRAIEAGVGSVMIGHILTPNLDPTEPASVSAPIITRILRGEMGFSGLVITDDLVMKGISDRYTSYEAGWKAIAAGADMVMVCSRPDEQRAALEGMRRAVGEGWIGMQTVARALERIEAFKQRFPRPDKPPSMRKIGCRSHRKLASRLFASL